The following proteins are co-located in the Dermacentor albipictus isolate Rhodes 1998 colony unplaced genomic scaffold, USDA_Dalb.pri_finalv2 scaffold_22, whole genome shotgun sequence genome:
- the LOC139052373 gene encoding uncharacterized protein: MSTDTRGAEALLKLHFDGLLPGRDIAVDMSLPRLFAQVSYRTPASCYRCSDRCVIAVSCPDSLLEYVRKCISLRGFAYRAFSGLHLLLSGDVELNPGPGTDASSAEGSASIEGIYAIVRRLERGQTRFFTELEVVKKEQSALALSLQELQSTVAVLQSDLVSAKEESSENLRKMVEIKTSLEDTNKRSRRNNLIVFGLCDCENESWRDSEKKAIAFFHTELEQTITTEDIERAHRLGKFREGKNRPIIVNFCRFKVKEQLLSCGSRLKDKEYAIREDFSPAIRYARSKLVEYALATNLSFKTTFR; this comes from the coding sequence ATGTCAACTGATACAAGAGGGGCGGAGGCACTACTTAAGCTGCACTTCGACGGACTACTGCCGGGGCGCGACATCGCTGTCGACATGAGCTTACCTCGTCTTTTTGCACAGGTTAGTTACCGAACCCCTGCATCTTGTTACCGGTGTTCTGACCGATGTGtaattgcggtgtcgtgccccgaCAGCCTATTGGAGTACGTGAGAAAATGTATCAGTTTACGTGGTTTTGCCTACCGTGCTTTCTCTGGATTACATTTACTTCTCTCCGGGGATGTCGAACTAAACCCTGGCCCTGGTACAGATGCTAGTAGTGCTGAAGGAAGTGCTAGTATTGAAGGCATTTATGCTATTGTCCGCCGGCTTGAGCGAGGGCAAACTCGTTTTTTCACCGAGCTAGAAGTTGTCAAGAAGGAACAGTCTGCTCTCGCTCTTTCGCTACAAGAACTACAGAGCACAGTCGCTGTTCTTCAAAGTGACCTAGTTTCAGCCAAAGAAGAGTCCTCAGAAAATCTGCGAAAAATGGTCGAAATTAAAACGTCCCTTGAGGATACAAACAAGAGGTCGCGCAGAAATAACTTGATAGTTTTTGGCCTATGTGATTGCGAAAATGAAAGTTGGAGAGACTCTGAGAAAAAAGCCATCGCGTTTTTTCATACTGAGCTCGAGCAGACTATTACAACGGAAGATATTGAACGTGCTCATAGGCTGGGAAAGTTTCGCGAGGGAAAGAACCGGCCAATTATTGTTAATTTCTGTAGATTTAAAGTTAAGGAACAACTTTTGTCGTGCGGATCCAGGCTGAAAGATAAGGAATACGCAATTCGAGAGGATTTCAGTCCTGCTATCAGATATGCACGATCAAAACTGGTTGAATATGCTTTAGCCACAAACCTGTCATTTAAAACTACGTTTCGATAA
- the LOC135915769 gene encoding uncharacterized protein: protein MMLMLQSNETKGSNHMELEGLKRTLQICEANGLEISTPVTDRHSQIKAFTSKETCIEHSFDCWHVAKMLKKKLTAAAKLKKFQELTLWIPAVINHLYWCALSSRAQPELILAKWCSLVRHVVDIHVHDESLYARCEHEPLPKKKWLEEGSPAHQKLKAIVLNKALLRDIPRLSTSAQTFAVECFHSTITQFAPKNTHFGYSSMVAKTRLAALHYNENSARQQATTDNGTKRWLVKYPKAKKAAVVAPVKESCTYGYVKELLKCAVDLCQNVSSYREASARTSVNVPPPLSSNFERADKEALVAAHTRRFNILPTLQ, encoded by the exons ATGATGCTTATGTTGCAGTCAAATGAAACCAAGGGAAGCAACCATATGGAGCTTGAAGGACTCAAGAGGACACTGCAAATATGCGAGGCTAATGGCCTCGAGATTTCAACTCCTGTGACTGACCGTCATTCTCAGATAAAAGCATTCACATCAAAGGAGACCTGCATAGAGCACAGCTTTGATTGCTGGCACGTTGCCAAGA TGCTCAAGAAGAAGCTGACAGCAGCAGCGAAGCTCAAGAAGTTTCAGGAGCTGACTCTATGGATTCCTGCTGTCATCAACCACCTGTATTGGTGCGCCCTTTCAAGCCGGGCGCAACCTGAGCTAATTCTTGCCAAGTGGTGCTCCCTTGTCCGTCATGTCGTTGACATTCATGTACATGATGAGAGCCTTTATGCGAGGTGCGAGCATGAGCCATTGCCTAAGAAGAAGTGGTTGGAAGAAG GATCACCAGCGCACCAAAAACTGAAAGCCATCGTCCTAAACAAGGCTTTGCTCAGAGACATTCCTCGACTATCCACGAGTGCACAAACATTTGCTGTTGAATGCTTTCACAGCACCATCACTCAGTTCGCGCCGAAAAATACCCATTTTGGGTATTCCAGCATGGTAGCAAA AACACGCCTTGCCGCACTTCACTATAATGAAAATAGTGCAAGGCAGCAAGCAACCACTGACAATGGGACAAAGAGGTGGCTGGTCAAATACCCGAAGGCAAAAAAGGCTGCCGTTGTCGCACCAGTGAAAGAATCTTGCACATACG GCTATGTGAAAGAATTGCTGAAGTGTGCTGTGGACCTGTGCCAGAATGTGAGCTCCTACAGGGAGGCATCGGCACGTACAAGTGTGAACGTGCCCCCTCCACTTTCAAGCAACTTTGAAcgggctgacaaagaagctctcGTGGCAGCACATACAAGGCGCTTTAATATTTTACCAAC ACTGCAGTAG
- the LOC139052409 gene encoding P2X purinoceptor 7-like encodes CITEHPLFQLYCLYRHILDLEYLKLKHYCPYHLGQRTLNEQYRYTAYRQFVWWVYRRLGQGNRVVLPSCAVHRIRKEFPTPGGHYTGYLDA; translated from the exons TGCATCACGGAGCACCCGCTTTTTCAATTGTATTGCCTGTATAGGCACATACTCGACCTGGAATACCTCAAGTTGAAGCATTACTGCCCATACCACCTTGGACAACGCACCTTGAATGA gcaaTACCGATACACTGCTTACCGACAGTTTGTTTGGTGGGTGTACAGGCGACTTGGTCAAGGTAACCGGGTCGTTTTGCCAAGCTGTGCTGTCCACAGAATCAGGAAAGAGTTCCCTACGCCAGGAGGGCATTACACTGGCTACCTGGACGCATGA